The following are encoded in a window of Caldicellulosiruptor danielii genomic DNA:
- the queE gene encoding putative 7-carboxy-7-deazaguanine synthase QueE encodes MHKAKNIEFNVVEKFISIEGEGIRSGYPAVFIRFAGCNLNCSFCDTRYANENPEYEKIELDRLLEFISSTQIKRVTLTGGEPLIQPYIYVLIEKLLLSGFEVNIETNGSIPIEHIPRDVIITMDYKCPSSGMENKMILDNIKFLGPRDVLKFVVGTYEDLETAKRLLQVFNPKCNVFFSPVFGKIQPREIVKFMLDNKLFDARIQLQLHKIIWPDHQRGV; translated from the coding sequence TTGCACAAAGCCAAGAATATAGAATTTAATGTGGTAGAAAAATTTATAAGTATTGAAGGAGAAGGAATAAGAAGCGGGTATCCGGCAGTATTTATAAGATTTGCTGGATGCAATCTCAACTGTAGTTTTTGCGATACAAGATATGCAAACGAAAACCCTGAATATGAAAAAATTGAGCTTGATAGGCTTTTAGAGTTTATTTCTTCAACTCAAATTAAAAGAGTCACCTTAACTGGTGGAGAACCTCTCATTCAGCCATATATCTATGTTTTGATTGAAAAGCTGCTCTTGAGCGGCTTTGAGGTTAATATAGAGACAAACGGTTCAATACCAATTGAACATATTCCAAGAGATGTGATAATTACTATGGACTACAAATGCCCATCAAGCGGGATGGAAAATAAAATGATTCTTGATAATATCAAATTCCTTGGCCCAAGAGACGTTTTAAAATTTGTTGTGGGAACTTATGAAGATTTAGAAACAGCAAAAAGACTTCTACAAGTATTTAATCCAAAATGCAATGTCTTTTTCAGTCCTGTTTTTGGTAAAATCCAGCCAAGAGAGATTGTAAAATTTATGCTTGACAATAAGCTTTTTGATGCAAGGATTCAGCTGCAGCTTCACAAAATTATCTGGCCAGATCATCAAAGAGGTGTATAA